In Desulfosporosinus youngiae DSM 17734, the genomic stretch AGATCGGAGTCTTGCCGATTGAAGATAATTTGCCGTTCTATGTTGCGGAAAAGGATGAAATCTATGCTAAAGAAGGGGTCAAAGTCGAGCTGATCAGTTTCGCCAGTGCCATGGAACGGGATGCGGCACTGCAAGCAGGACAAATTGACGGACAAGTTGCGGATTTAGTAGCAGTAGCCTTGTTAAAGAAAATCGGTACGGATGTCAAGATTGCTTCGATCGGATTGGGAGCAACCCCAAAAGAGGGGCGTTTTGCTGTTTTGTCCTCCCCTAAGTCGGGTATCAGCGATATGGCAGGTTTAAAAGGAGGATCACTGGGGATATCTCAGAATTCAATTATTGATTACGTTAGTGATCAAATGCTCCTTGATAAAGGGTTAAAGCTGGAAGATGTGACGAAGATATCGATTCCTAAAATGCCGGTGCGTTTAGATATGTTGCTTTCGGATCAGATCAATACGGCTTGCCTGCCAGATCCTTTAGCTTCCCTTGCAGAAGCAAAAGGTGCTCATGTACTTGTGGATGATACTTACAAGAATATTTCCCAAACGGTTTTCTTATTCCGTGCCGAAAGCATTAAAGAGAACCCGGAGGGAATTAAAGCGGTCGTCCGGGCCTATGGCACAGCCGGACAAGCACTGACCAATAAGCCTGATCAATATCGGGACCTGTTCTTGGAAAAGGCACAAATTCCTCCGGATTTAAAGGAAAGCTACGAAACTCCGACCTTTTCTAAACTACAGCTTCCAGCCGAAGAAGATGTTAAGAGTGTCATGAAATGGATGGTTGAAAAAAACCTTATTCCCCAAGCTTATGACTACCAAGAGTTAGTAGATCCTGATCTTCTGCCGGAATCCTAGTCCGATCTTCGAAGTCTGCAAATCGGGTCGGGTGATTGTCAGCCTTAACATGAAATGTTGATATCCGGGAGGGATATCTGTAAAAAGGAGAGAATAACCTGTGATTGAAGTTTCCCACTGTAATCTGTCCTATAAGCAAGGAACGTCACAGGTCAAGGTCTATGACGATTTTAGTTTAAAGATAGAACAAGGCGAAAGTTTAGTTTTAATAGGCCCTTCAGGCTGTGGCAAGAGCACTCTGCTCTATCTTTTAGCCGGTTTATTGCAGCCTACAGGAGGACAGGTTAAGATTTGGGGTGAGCCGGTCAAGGGGACTCGCCAGAAATCAGCCATTATCCTGCAAGAATATGGACTCTTTCCTTGGCTGAATGTTGAGCAAAATGTTAGTTTGGGCTTGCGGGTCAGGCATATGAGCAGGGCAAAGTGCAAGTCGGCAGCTGAAGAAATGATTCAGAAAATGAGATTAGGGGAAGTAAAGTATAACTTTCCCAGTCAGCTGAGCGGAGGACAAAGACAGAGAGTGGCCTTGGCCAGGGCTCTGACCTTACAGCCGGATTTACTCTTAATGGATGAGCCTTTGTCAGCCTTGGATGCCTTGACTCGTGAACGGCTGCAGAAACTGCTGTTGGAAATTTGGCAGGAACGGAACTTGACGACGGTTCTGGTAACCCATAGTATAGAAGAGGCTGTTTTTCTTGGCAGCCGTATTTTGGTGCTTCTGGACGGCAGACCGACTCGTGTTGTAGGTGAAATCCATAATCCCATGGTTGGGGAAAAAGGATATCGCCAGACAGAAGAATTCTTTCAGAAAACCAGCTATGTCCGTTCACTTCTAGAAAGGGGCGGACTTGATGAATCAGCGAAGTAGATTATCCCGGGGCAAGTTCTGGGGCTACTTAGGGGCTATGTTGTTTTTACTGGCCCTTTGGCACTATGCTGCCTGGAGCCTTAAGAATCCCCTTTTACCGACACCGAAGGCCGCTATATTGGCCACCCTTCGTTTATTTGAAGCGGATCTCGGGAGACATTTTTGGGTCAGCACTTATCGTGTTGTCATTTCTACCTTCGCAGCGTTGCTGATTGGACTCCCTCTGGGATTAATCATGGGTTATGAACGGAGAATAGATCGCTTTCTTGCCCCTTTAGTTTATATAACCTATCCTATCCCCAAGATTGTCTTTCTTCCTTTGATCCTCTTGTTTCTGGGTTTAGGAGATGGTTCCAAGATTTTCCTGATCACCTTTATTGTCTTTTTTCAGATATTAGTTACAACCCGGGATGCCGCTCGTAAGGTTCAGTCGGAAACAATTTCCTCCCTGCGTTCTTTAGGCGGAAATCGGCTGCAAGTCTATCGATACGTCCTCTTACCAGCGAGTTTGCCGGATGTCTTAACCTCTCTGCGCTTGAGCATGGGAACAGCCATTGCAGTTCTGTTCTTTGCCGAGTCATTTGCCACCACCGAAGGTTTAGGATATTTTATTATGGATTCTTGGAGCCGGGCGGCACCTGATGAGATGTTTGCCGGAATTATTATGATGGCCTTACTTGGAGTCGGACTATTTATCGTCGTAGATTTTTTCGATAATATACTTTGCCGCTGGCAGCATTTAAAAAGGAACTAGTGGAACAGCGCCTGCTGACAAGCAATGGGTGCAGTAAACTTGGATTAATTGAAAGGATGTGCTAATCATGGCAGAGTTCAAGGAACTTTATGTTATCCAAGATTTAGAAGAAATTCTGGAGGAATCCCATCGGCGCAAAATTATCATCTTTAAGCATAGTACTGCCTGTCCTGTCAGTGCACGAGCCTGGCAGGAGGTGGAGGATTTTATCCGGGAAAGCACGGATGAGATTCTCGTGGCCATGATTAAAGTGATTGAATCCCGACC encodes the following:
- a CDS encoding ABC transporter substrate-binding protein, which codes for MRKKYLGLSMVFLVLSLVIFMSGCGSQKTSDSQPTKTEGKAVKIGVLPIEDNLPFYVAEKDEIYAKEGVKVELISFASAMERDAALQAGQIDGQVADLVAVALLKKIGTDVKIASIGLGATPKEGRFAVLSSPKSGISDMAGLKGGSLGISQNSIIDYVSDQMLLDKGLKLEDVTKISIPKMPVRLDMLLSDQINTACLPDPLASLAEAKGAHVLVDDTYKNISQTVFLFRAESIKENPEGIKAVVRAYGTAGQALTNKPDQYRDLFLEKAQIPPDLKESYETPTFSKLQLPAEEDVKSVMKWMVEKNLIPQAYDYQELVDPDLLPES
- a CDS encoding ABC transporter ATP-binding protein, which encodes MIEVSHCNLSYKQGTSQVKVYDDFSLKIEQGESLVLIGPSGCGKSTLLYLLAGLLQPTGGQVKIWGEPVKGTRQKSAIILQEYGLFPWLNVEQNVSLGLRVRHMSRAKCKSAAEEMIQKMRLGEVKYNFPSQLSGGQRQRVALARALTLQPDLLLMDEPLSALDALTRERLQKLLLEIWQERNLTTVLVTHSIEEAVFLGSRILVLLDGRPTRVVGEIHNPMVGEKGYRQTEEFFQKTSYVRSLLERGGLDESAK
- a CDS encoding ABC transporter permease translates to MNQRSRLSRGKFWGYLGAMLFLLALWHYAAWSLKNPLLPTPKAAILATLRLFEADLGRHFWVSTYRVVISTFAALLIGLPLGLIMGYERRIDRFLAPLVYITYPIPKIVFLPLILLFLGLGDGSKIFLITFIVFFQILVTTRDAARKVQSETISSLRSLGGNRLQVYRYVLLPASLPDVLTSLRLSMGTAIAVLFFAESFATTEGLGYFIMDSWSRAAPDEMFAGIIMMALLGVGLFIVVDFFDNILCRWQHLKRN
- the ytxJ gene encoding bacillithiol system redox-active protein YtxJ — its product is MAEFKELYVIQDLEEILEESHRRKIIIFKHSTACPVSARAWQEVEDFIRESTDEILVAMIKVIESRPVSNQAADNLGVKHQSPQALLISKQKVLWHASHQTVTKANIEKALQGEIINLL